One genomic segment of Chelonia mydas isolate rCheMyd1 chromosome 1, rCheMyd1.pri.v2, whole genome shotgun sequence includes these proteins:
- the LOC114022134 gene encoding protein mono-ADP-ribosyltransferase TIPARP, protein MKYHLPLTQEVERLKPTSLMSEGQREEKEENREKKHENRETTEDGGGGEYLDIEETGNKESCSFKRPKSASSLASISASENSHPHSPSPVPIKRRCSSKVAGSCNQGEFPKRPASETEIQFHTHQREGIQICDHFLLGNCPHGSICELHHTRYPYHWQIKWKDSQVWQSVNDSAQRHLEKLYSDIERVHVKLIDKKALSGKVNLSTLKIDHHGPFSNIRRLSNTSHPEQNPHFPTEWTVYWEDGSIWKKYEEPLSHDFLAAFEDCTQEHVFELRGHLYTMDFKHSLIYNHNTGNSHTIQLRPTYRSPLQMLPQLWTIPSSASDMRYPPTSSIPGEDPTDGYRGPYPAYWIKRPEGSVPFVQEEVLPSEAAYHNIYTLFHKSLSEDKVLLLSVHRIRNDFLWQKYCSQKDLMSQSLSAQEKLRLQKHLFHSTSAKRLGFTCQIKFDTHLSGSHMYGRGCYFTVRADQADRYAQAGKGGLRHMFLAKVLVGKCTRGKKHYCQPPQTESGSKCFDSCVDNVASPNIYVIFNSYQCYPYFLISYKLLSDPVVLDD, encoded by the exons ATGAAATATCATCTGCCCTTGACACAGGAGGTTGAAAGGCTGAAACCCACCTCCCTTATGAGCGAAGGACaaagagaggaaaaggaagagaaccgagaaaaaaagcatgaaaataGGGAAACTACagaagatggaggaggaggagaatatcTAGATATAGAAGAGACAGGGAATAAG GAATCATGTTCCTTCAAAAGACCAAAGTCTGCTTCCTCTCTGGCCTCAATATCAGCTTCTGAAAATTCACATCCCCACAGCCCGTCTCCTGTGCCCATAAAGCGCAGGTGCAGCTCAAAAGTAGCTGGTTCATGTAACCAAGGAGAGTTTCCAAAGCGGCCAGCGAGTGAGACGGAAATCCAATTCCACACTCATCAGCGAGAGGGAATCCAGATCTGTGACCACTTTCTTTTGGGGAATTGCCCTCATGGGTCTATCTGTGAGCTCCACCACACTCGCTATCCCTACCACTGGCAGATAAAGTGGAAGGATAGCCAGGTCTGGCAGAGTGTGAATGACTCGGCTCAGCGACATCTGGAGAAGCTATACAGTGACATTGAGAGAGTGCATGTTAAACTGATTGACAA GAAGGCGTTGTCTGGGAAAGTCAACTTGAGTACATTGAAAATAGATCACCATGGGCCTTTCAGTAATATACGGCGGCTGTCCAACACCAGTCATCCTGAGCAGAACCCCCACTTCCCCACTGAGTGGACAGTATACTGGGAGGATGGCAGCATCTGGAAGAAATACGAGGAG CCCCTCTCGCATGATTTCCTTGCTGCCTTTGAAGACTGCACACAAGAGCATGTCTTTGAGCTGCGAGGTCACCTCTACACCATGGACTTCAAGCACAGTCTAATATACAACCATAATACAGGAAACAGCCACACTATCCAGCTCCGGCCCACTTATCGCTCACCCCTCCAGATGCTGCCACAGCTGTG GACAATTCCAAGCAGCGCCTCAGACATGCGTTATCCTCCCACTTCTAGCATCCCTGGAGAAGATCCTACAGATGGTTACAGGGGCCCATATCCTGCCTACTGGATCAAGCGTCCAGAAGGCAGTGTCCCATTTgtgcaggaggaggtgttgccATCAGAAGCAGCGTACCACAACATTTACACCCTCTTCCACAAGTCTCTCTCAGAGGACAAAGTTCTTCTACTCTCAGTTCACAGGATCCGGAATGACTTTCTTTGGCAAAAATACTGCAG CCAGAAGGATTTAATGTCACAGAGCCTCTCAgcacaggagaaactgaggctaCAGAAGCACCTCTTCCACAGCACCTCAGCCAAACGCCTGGGCTTCACCTGCCAGATAAAGTTTGACACTCACCTCTCAGGATCACATATGTACGGCAGAGGTTGCTATTTCACCGTGAGGGCAGACCAGGCTGACCGCTATGCCCAGGCAGGAAAGGGTGGGCTGCGCCACATGTTCTTGGCCAAAGTATTGGTCGGCAAATGTACACGCGGGAAAAAGCATTACTGTCAGCCTCCACAAACAGAGTCTGGTAGCAAATGCTTTGACTCATGTGTGGATAACGTGGCCAGTCCAAATATTTATGTGATCTTCAACAGTTACCAATGCTATCCCTACTTCCTGATCAGCTACAAACTCTTATCTGACCCTGTGGTGCTAGATGATTGA